One genomic window of Hirundo rustica isolate bHirRus1 chromosome 13, bHirRus1.pri.v3, whole genome shotgun sequence includes the following:
- the EDC3 gene encoding enhancer of mRNA-decapping protein 3, which produces MATDWLGSIVSINCGESLGVYQGRVSAVDQVSQTISLTRPFHNGVKCLVPEVTFRAGDITELKILEIPGPGDSRQCGDSQQMDTAMPAVGCQVGPSQNGTGKVLKKPVSSSAPQNIPRRTDVKSQDIVVSPQQQCSKSYMDRHMETLSQSKGFRRRHNSWSSSSRHPNQVTPKKSGLKNGQMKSKDDECFGDDIDEIPDTDFDFEGNLALFDKAAVFEEIETYERRSGTRSRGTPNEKPARYRHDENILESEPIVYRRIVVPQNPNKEFCTDSGLVVPSVSYELHKKLLAVAEKHGLTLERRLEMTGVCASQMALSLLGGPNRLNPKNVHQRPTVALLCGPHVKGAQGISCGRHLSNHDVHVILFLPNFVKMLESITNELNLFSKTQGQQVSSVKDLPDTPVDLVINCLDCHENAFLRDQPWYKAVVDWANQNRAPVLSIDPPISEMELGIDAKWSLALGLPLPLGERAGRVYLCDIGIPQKVFQEVGINYHSPFGCKFVIPLHST; this is translated from the exons ATGGCCACCGACTGGCTGGGCAGCATCGTGTCAATTAACTGTGGAGAGAGCCTGGGAGTCTACCAGGGCAGAGTGTCTGCTGTGGATCAGGTCAGCCAGACCATCTCCCTGACACGGCCCTTCCACAACGGCGTCAAATGCCTCGTGCCAGAAGTCACCTTCAG GGCAGGTGACATCACTGAGCTGAAGATCCTGGAGATCCCGGGGCCGGGGGACAGCAGGCAGTGCGGGGACTCGCAGCAGATGGACACGGCCATGCCGGCGGTGGGCTGCCAGGTGGGGCCCAGCCAGAACGGCACCGGCAAGGTGCTGAAGAAGCCCGTGTCCAGCAGCGCCCCGCAGAACATCCCCAGGAGGACGGACGTGAAGAGCCAGGACATTGTCGTCTCCCCGCAGCAGCAGTGCTCCAAGAGCTACATGGATCGACACATGGAAACGCTGAGCCAGTCCAAAGGCTTCCGTCGGAGGCACAATTCCT GGTCGTCCAGCAGCCGCCACCCCAACCAGGTGACCCCGAAGAAGAGCGGCCTGAAGAACGGGCAGATGAAGAGCAAGGACGACGAGTGCTTCGGGGACGACATCGACGAAATCCCAGACACTGATTTCGATTTTGAGGGCAACCTGGCCCTTTTCGACAAGGCAGCTGTGTTTGAAGAGATCGAGACTTACGAGAGGAGGAGCGGCACCCGCTCCCGAGGGACCCCCAACGAGAAACCCGCCCGCTACCGGCACGACGAGAACATCCTGGAGTCAGAGCCCATCGTCTACAGGAGGATTGTGGTACCCCAGAACCCTAACAAGGAATTCTGCACGG ACTCGGGGCTGGTGGTGCCCAGCGTGTCCTACGAGCTGCACAAGAAGCTGCTGGCGGTGGCCGAGAAGCACGGGCTGACGCTGGAGAGGAGGCTGGAGATGACAGGGGTGTGTGCCAGCCAGATGGCCCTGAGCCTCCTGGGGGGGCCCAACAG ACTGAACCCCAAGAACGTGCACCAGCGGCCCACGGTGGCGCTGCTCTGTGGGCCCCACGTGAAGGGGGCCCAGGGCATCAGCTGCGGCCGGCACCTCTCCAACCACGACGTCCACgtcatcctcttcctccccaactTCGTCAAGATGCTGGAGTCCATCACCAACGAGCTGAACCTTTTCAGCAAGACACAAGGCCAGCAGGTGTCCAGCGTCAAAG ACCTCCCAGACACGCCGGTTGACTTAGTGATCAACTGCCTGGATTGTCACGAGAACGCCTTCCTGAGAGACCAGCCTTGGTACAAAGCAGTGGTGGACTGGGCCAACCAGAACCGGGCGCCCGTGCTGAGCATAGACCCCCCCATCAGCGAGATGGAGCTGGGCATCGACGCCAAGTGGTCgctggccctggggctgccgCTGCCGCTGGGCGAGCGCGCGGGCCGCGTCTACCTCTGTGACATTGGCATTCCCCAGAAGGTCTTTCAGGAGGTGGGCATCAACTACCACTCGCCCTTCGGCTGCAAATTCGTCATCCCCCTGCACTCCACTTAG
- the LOC131378641 gene encoding uncharacterized protein LOC131378641, with protein MDLFIPFGIKASNKGQGCQRRREEHSLLGQKRLPAPAWECGAPGRAQEAAEHRAHLEVCPPARCHIYLSRTRRCALAPCSPGSPQQDQALCPGSLQPWFPSAGAGAVPWLPAALVPLSRTRGCALAPCSPGSPQQEQGLFPGSLQPWFPSAGAGAVPCFPAALVPLSRSRGCSLAPCSPGSPQQDQALCPGSLQPWFPSAGAGAVPWLPAALVPLSRSRGCALVPLSRSRRCSLAPCSPGSPQLLSDPRQCWRGGLCRPSWAQGQACPRFSCGGTDQAVVLTGTGQQCGGYSQHKHEVSLCVFLVFWLFPRCFTREQQRVKKVVAAVSVSFSPLIFTLFAQDTQ; from the exons ATGGACCTGTTCATTCCCTTTGGAATCAAAGCCTCT AACAAAGGCCAGGGCTGTcaaaggaggagggaagagcatTCCCTGCTTGGACAGAAGCGATTACCGGCTCCAGCCTGGGAGTGTGGAGCACCGGGAAGGGCCCAGGAGGCTGCTGAGCACCGGGCTCACCTCGAGGTCTGTCCCCCTGCACGTTGCCATATCTACCTCAGCAGGACCAG GCGCTGTgccctggctccctgcagccctggttCCCCTCAGCAGGACCAGGCGCTGTgccctggctccctgcagccctggttcccctcagcaggagcaggcgCTGTtccctggctccctgcagccctggttcccctcagcaggaccaggggctgtgccctggctccctgcagccctggttcccctcagcaggagcaggggctgttccctggctccctgcagccctggttcccctctgcaggagcaggggctgttccctgtttccctgcagccctggttcccctcagcaggagcaggggctgttccctggctccctgcagccctggttCCCCTCAGCAGGACCAGGCGCTGTgccctggctccctgcagccctggttcccctcagcaggagcaggcgCTGTtccctggctccctgcagccctggttcccctcagcaggagcaggggctgtgccctggttcccctcagcaggagcaggcgCTGTtccctggctccctgcagccctggttCCCCTCAGCTGCTCTCGGACCCGCGGCAGTGCTGGCGTGGGGGGCTCTGCCGTCCCTCCTGGGCACAGGGCCAGGCGTGCCCACGGTTCAGCTGCGGCGGCACCGACCAGGCTGTGGTTCTGACTGGGACAGGACAGCAGTGTGGTGGTTATTCACAACACAAACACGAGGTTTCCCTCTGcgtttttctggttttttggctGTTTCCTCGGTGCTTTACCCGGGAGCAGCAGCGGGTTAAAAAGGTTGTTGCTGCAGTCAGTGTTAGCTTTAGTCCCcttattttcactctttttgCTCAAGACACTCAGTAG
- the CLK3 gene encoding dual specificity protein kinase CLK3, whose protein sequence is MHHCRRFRSPEQDSELGHRWKRRRSRSREYEGRLRYPPRRDLTRRSRSRSHERMPYQRRCRRDSDAYRFEERSPSFGEEYYPARPRDWRRSRGREQHRPRRYQHHCRRRRSRSCSSASSRSQQSSKRSRSVEDDKEGHLVCRIGDWLQERYEIVGSLGEGTFGKVVECVDHARGKSQVALKIIKNVGKYREAARLEINVLKKIKEKDKDNKFLCVLMSDWFNFHGHMCIAFELLGKNTFEFLKENNFQPYPLPQIRHMAYQLCHALRFLHDNQLTHTDLKPENILFVNSDFDTLYNENKSCEQKSIRNTSIRVADFGSATFDHEHHTTIVATRHYRPPEVILELGWAQPCDVWSTGCILFEYYRGFTLFQTHENREHLVMMEKILGPLPSHMVHRTRKQKYFHNGNLVWDENTSDGRYVQENCKPLRTYMLHDSLEHAQLFDLMRRMLEFDPSQRITFSEALLHPFFAGLSAEERMLCGRGASRDLSR, encoded by the exons ATGCATCACTGTAGGAGGTTCCGGTCCCCGGAGCAGGACAGCGAGCTGGGGCACCGGTGGAAGCGGCGGCGGTCGCGGAGCAGGGAGTACGAGGGCAGGCTGCGGTACCCGCCCCGCAGGGACCTCACCCGGAGATCGCGGTCCAGGAG CCATGAGAGGATGCCTTACCAGCGCCGATGCCGGCGGGACAGCGATGCCTACAGGTTCGAGGAGCGCAGCCCGTCCTTCGGGGAGGAATATTACCCGGCACGCCCGCGCGACTGGCGGCGCtcccggggcagggagcagcaccgGCCCAGGAGATACCAGCACCACTGCCGGAGACGCAGGAGCAGGTCTTGTAGCAGTGCCTCCTCG AGAAGCCAACAGAGCAGTAAGCGCAGCAGGAGCGTGGAAGATGACAAGGAAGGTCACCTGGTGTGCAGGATCGGCGATTGGCTTCAAGAGCGAT ATGAAATCGTCGGCAGCCTTGGCGAAGGCACTTTTGGGAAGGTGGTGGAGTGCGTGGACCACGCCAG AGGCAAATCGCAGGTGGCACTGAAGATCATAAAGAACGTTGGGAAATACCGGGAGGCTGCCAGGCTGGAAATCAACGTCCTGAAGAAGATCAAAGAGAAGGACAAGGACAACAAGTT cctgtgcGTCCTGATGTCGGACTGGTTCAACTTCCACGGCCACATGTGCATTGCCTTTGAGCTCCTGGGCAAGAACACCTTCGAGTTCCTGAAGGAGAACAACTTCCAGCCGTACCCGCTGCCGCAGATCCGGCACATGGCCTACCAGCTCTGCCATGCCCTGAGAT TTCTACATGACAACCAGCTGACTCACACTGACCTCAAGCCAGAAAACATCCTGTTTGTCAACTCGGATTTTGACACTCTGTACAACGAGAACAAG AGCTGCGAGCAGAAATCCATCCGGAACACGAGCATCCGTGTGGCCGACTTCGGCAGTGCCACCTTCGACCACGAGCACCACACCACCATCGTGGCCACGCGGCACTACCGGCCCCCAGAAGTGATTCTGG agctgggctgggcacagccatgTGATGTCTGGAGCACTGGCTGCATTCTGTTCGAGTATTACCGTGGCTTCACGCTCTTCCAG ACCCATGAGAACCGAGAGCATCTTGTCATGATGGAAAAAATCCTGGGGCCACTGCCTTCTCACATGGTCCACAGAACTCG GAAGCAAAAATACTTCCACAATGGAAACCTGGTGTGGGATGAGAACACGTCTGATGGCAGATACGTCCAGGAGAACTGCAAGCCCCTGCGG ACGTACATGCTGCACGACTCGCTGGAGCACGCGCAGCTCTTTGACCTGATGAGGAGGATGCTGGAATTCGACCCCTCGCAGCGGATCACGTTCTCGGAGGCCCTCCTGCACCCCTTCTTTGCCGGGCTCTCGGCAGAGGAGCGGATGCTGTGCGGGCGCGGCGCCAGCCGGGACCTGAGCAGATGA